GTCGGCGGCGCGAATCTTTCCGTCGGTTCCGTGGATGCTGACCTCGCCGCCGCCAGCGTTGCCGACGATGGTCTTGGCGCGGCTGATCGCGTCCTTCTGCGTATCAGTGACAGCGCTGGCGCGCTTCGCGTCCGGAGCCACGACAGCCCATCCATCGTCACGCTTCACGACATGCCTGTTATTGGGGTTGCTCATGATGACCTCCTACATAGATGGGTGATAACGCACTCATCGTTGCAGGGACCGCCGACATTCAGGCGCAGAGATCACACCGATTCATGGCGATTAGGCGCGCGCCACTGAAGCGGCCACGTAGGTTGTCTTTTCTCTGATAGCAAAAAAGGGGCAAAACGACTCCGAAAAACGCCTAGAAATCAGGGTTCCTGGAAACTGTCACCATTATTGACAATTGCCATTCCGGGGTTCGGCTCGCTGGCCGTGGCGGAATATCCGTGCTTCGATCAGCAAATACGCAGCATCCGAGGCGAAAGGTCCAGCACCAGAACCACCGCACAGAAACGCGGCTAGTCCGCGCAAAAGAAATGACCCCGGCTCCAACCGGGGTCACCTCCAATTCTTTCGATCAACGCGACTCCAATCGCAGCAATCAGCTCCCGACAAAGAGAGTAGTCCTATGGTACCGGCCGTTCCGGACACAAATCAATCACGCGATTCCAGCGGGGAATCCGGCGCGCCGTCAGACAAGTCTCGGCGTGGGCAGCAATTCCCTGCCGAGAGCTTTCTCCAGCAAGGCGATGGTGCCAAGGTCGGGGACAGTGCGCCCCTCGATGATGCTCAAGACTGTGGTGTGGGAGACACCGGCAAGACGCCCAACTTCACGGACGCCGAGCTTCTGCTTATCAATGGCAGCGACGAGAGCGCTGGCGAACAACCGGGCGTACTCGGCGGAGACATTGCCGGACAGGTCAGCGGTGAGCCAATCGACCCCTTCCCCAGCGATCTCTGCTGGACGGACTGCCTTTCTCTGCATGGTGCAACTGTAGACCAGCACCGAATATGGGCAACAGTCCCTCACGATCAGGTCGGCGCTCCAGCAGATTTTCTTCTGGCAAATAGTCAAGGGTCTTGTCAAACACCTGCCATCCGTAGTTCTATTGGTCTATATATCGACCACCAAGATAGATCGATGGAAGAAGCGATGGCGAAAACCAAGCCAGAGCGAGGCATCCTCCTCATTGACGCAGTGGAAATAGTTCTCCGGCACTGGAAGGACACCAACGCTGTCACGGAGCTGTCGCTCGCCAAGTTCGACGAACTACT
This Paenarthrobacter sp. GOM3 DNA region includes the following protein-coding sequences:
- a CDS encoding helix-turn-helix domain-containing protein, encoding MQRKAVRPAEIAGEGVDWLTADLSGNVSAEYARLFASALVAAIDKQKLGVREVGRLAGVSHTTVLSIIEGRTVPDLGTIALLEKALGRELLPTPRLV
- a CDS encoding DUF2188 domain-containing protein; the protein is MSNPNNRHVVKRDDGWAVVAPDAKRASAVTDTQKDAISRAKTIVGNAGGGEVSIHGTDGKIRAADTVKPGNDPRSSKG